ATTATTCAACGAGCTTCACAGCGTGCCTTAGCACAGGGTGTGAAATTAAAAGACGCTATTCGATTAGGAGAGAGGCTACGTGCATCAGGGGTGAGCATTCCGCTGGTGATCTTTACATATTGTAATCCAGTCATGCAATATGGTGTGGAACGTTTCTTTGCTGATTTGCGAGCGTATGGACTTGATGGTGCCATTATCCCGGATTTGCCGTTTGAGGAGAGTGCGGAGGCGCGTGGGGCGGCAAAGAAAAACGGAATACATTTGATTCAATTAATTGCGCCAACATCACAGGAGAGAATCGAGATGATCGGCAAAGAAGCAGACGGTTTTTTATATTGCGTATCGTCTTTGGGGGTTACTGGGGTTAGAGATAATCTTCCGTTTGAATTAGATGATTTAATTAAAACTGCTCGTGAAAATAGCAGTATACCTGTTGCAGTAGGGTTTGGGATTTCTTCTCCTGAACAAGTTCGCGCTGTTGCAGGTTATGCGGATGCTGTGATTGTGGGAAGCGCAATTGTCAGAGAGGTTGAGAAAAATATCGAGGCCCTCTCTAGTGAGGAGATGCGAAACAGCGGATTAGAACGTGTGAAAAAGTTTGTAAAATCCTTATCCAATGAGTTAAAATAACAGAAACAAAAAAGCATGGGGTGAGGACA
The nucleotide sequence above comes from Brevibacillus laterosporus LMG 15441. Encoded proteins:
- the trpA gene encoding tryptophan synthase subunit alpha, encoding MQHTMTRMEELFADRTVKRFIPFITVGDPSLDVTFELVHKLIEAGADVIELGVPYSDPLADGPIIQRASQRALAQGVKLKDAIRLGERLRASGVSIPLVIFTYCNPVMQYGVERFFADLRAYGLDGAIIPDLPFEESAEARGAAKKNGIHLIQLIAPTSQERIEMIGKEADGFLYCVSSLGVTGVRDNLPFELDDLIKTARENSSIPVAVGFGISSPEQVRAVAGYADAVIVGSAIVREVEKNIEALSSEEMRNSGLERVKKFVKSLSNELK